AACAGCGGATGGCCCGGGGCGGTCGAGGCCGCGCCCGTCCCTCGGCGACCTCGGCCTCCCCGTCTCCTTCTTCCGCTTCGCCTGCCCCGCCCGCTCCGCCCGATCATCGGGTTACTGCCACTGCACCCGTCGCACCCGTAACTCCCTAACTCCCCTAACTCCCGTAGCTCCCGTAGCTCCCGTAGCTCCCGCTCGATCCTGCCCGTCCCTGTGAAAGGCGCTCATGAACAGCACCACCCGGCCCGGCCGGTCCCGCCTCGACCACTGGGTGATCTCCGTCTCCCGTACGGCAGTAGGGTGACGCCCGTGGCACCACGACCTTTGCATGAGATCGTCGAAGCAGGCTGGGCGGACGCCCTCGAACCCGTCGCGGGACGGATCGCCGAGATGGGGGACTTCCTGCGCGCGGAGATCGGCGCGGGACGCACCTACCTCCCGGCCGGGGCGAACGTCCTGCGCGCGTTCCAGCAACCCTTCGACGAGGTACGCGTCCTGATCGTCGGTCAGGACCCCTATCCGACCCCCGGGCACGCGGTGGGCCTGTCGTTCTCGGTGGCGCCCGACGTGCGGCCGCTGCCCGGCAGCCTCATCAACATCTTCCGGGAGATGAACACCGACCTGGGGCTTCCCCAGCCCTCCAACGGCGATCTGACGCCGTGGACGCGCCAGGGCGTCCTGCTGCTCAACAGGGCGCTCACCACCGCCCCGCGCAAGCCGGGCGCCCACCGCGACAAGGGCTGGGAGGCCGTCACCGAGCAGGCGATACGCGCGCTGGCCGGACGCGGCAAGCCGCTGGTCTCCATCCTCTGGGGCCGGGACGCCCGCAACCTCCGCCCGCTGCTGGGGCAGTTGCCCTCGGTGGAGTCGGCGCACCCCTCGCCGATGTCCGCCGACCGCGGCTTCTTCGGTTCCCGTCCCTTCAGCCGGGCCAACGACCTGCTGGTCGGCCAGGGCGGACAGCCGGTGGACTGGCGCCTGCCGTGACCGGCCGGGGTGGACGAGGGACC
The sequence above is a segment of the Streptomyces griseoviridis genome. Coding sequences within it:
- a CDS encoding uracil-DNA glycosylase, with the protein product MAPRPLHEIVEAGWADALEPVAGRIAEMGDFLRAEIGAGRTYLPAGANVLRAFQQPFDEVRVLIVGQDPYPTPGHAVGLSFSVAPDVRPLPGSLINIFREMNTDLGLPQPSNGDLTPWTRQGVLLLNRALTTAPRKPGAHRDKGWEAVTEQAIRALAGRGKPLVSILWGRDARNLRPLLGQLPSVESAHPSPMSADRGFFGSRPFSRANDLLVGQGGQPVDWRLP